DNA from Branchiostoma floridae strain S238N-H82 chromosome 15, Bfl_VNyyK, whole genome shotgun sequence:
TCATCATTCCATACAGGAAGAACATAGCTGGTTCAGAGTCACAACAtaataaatgattaaaaaaaatttacGGTTCTCGGTGGTAAATGTTGGCACGTACATGTGGACATTGCCAAATCCGTGTGTGTTTTTGTACACTATTGACAGGTGACCTGATggggctcggtgggcgtcactccaccgttaGGGAAAGTCgcgttaagtgccttttccaagggcacaacaccgGGGAATTGGCGTGTATCAAACCCGGGACATCTAGGTTCCGAGTCAACACTATTACAGAGTGACACAGACGAACGACAGGGTGttagaaaataacacttttCAAAGAAGACAAGGAAATATCAAGGGAAATTATTGTCTTTatttttcacatctttttcaAATGAAATTGTGATTGTATCCGAAAGCATGTTTAAATTTATCTCTGGTGCATATGGTGCTTTCGTAACTCCTTGCGTCTCATAATCGTCTACGTCGCTGTTCAGCAGAAAAGAGCCGGCGGAAGCACCAGGCGTTCCATTGGTTGCGCCCTCCGCAGGAGTTAATGCCCAACCGGTTTCCACAGCCAGATCTAAAGTTGACAAACGAGGAAACAAAACTAAACAAACATTGGTGAATACTATTATAGTTTCACCAAGTTTGTTGAAAAGACGGGGTTCAACCTCCTGGGTTTCATCAGGTTAATGAATGACTGAAATAAGAAGTAATATCTGACTtgattggggaggtaaaaaacCTGGCTGGGgatgtaaaaggcagtggaaagagagggatgggctccgccttccaatatcATGCCGTAAACACAGTTGATGACAACACACTGCCCTTATGGTCTGAAAAGGGGCATGGGTCAGCCCATCCCTTATCAAGACCGTTTTATTTCTATGTGACACTGTTAAAAGTTGTTATCGACTTGAGTGTAGTACCACATTCTCCTCGGCCTTGTCTTGTTATCACTGGTATGTCATAGCGTCACAATGTTGTAGAAAATGTCTCAGAACAGAGGTCATATATGACCCGacttttttgacgttttttgaAGGTCTCTTTGTTTGTTAGGTTTTCTTTGCAtcgttaaaaaaatgaaaacgcaaaacaaaatataacaaaatagaaagccaggtTATGACAGGGTATTAGTGGCCGACATTACAAACCGCTCGCCCCCTGCCCTCTAGATCTGTAAGAAATTGCGGTCGCTACCATCCCCtcctacctctgcttggaggataaTCCTccattgtgtatttgtgtgtgctgtgtgtggATCCGTACAATTCACACCTACATGCTAATTGAAATTGTGACTCCACATCCGCTACGAGTAACCATGAATGGAGATTACTCTACTGATTCAGTCATCCCCAACAAGAAACAAGCTGTTGTTGTGGCGGgaaaaagtactctccaagcagaggttaggctcaggctgttctttaacgttttttagtcgtttttatcgggctttgtattctatattttatcttgctgtgtcaaaacctaactggctggcgtacttcaagaaaaataacaaatactaacctctgcttggagagtagggaaaaagaaaaaaaaaccatgGACCCTAGGTTTGACCaaggatataacctccttggttaccaAGGAGAACATTATATATCATAAGGCAAGGCTGATTGTACATGGCCTGCTGATGTCAATGATATCAACCATCAACGGGAAACTGGTCTTCAGTAAAATATGGGTTTCACCATTTTGCCATATTGCTACCCCATGTGCACGTACTGTAGCCGGTTACAATATTCAGCGCAAACATATTCAATATACCGCCTTCTGTgttcctttaaaaaaaatgcatgcagCACTGGTGCTTTGAACTTTTAAGACAAACATTGTCTTATTTACCAAGCACGAACctcaaaaatgtaacataaacaaGATGTCAAGTAAGACAATAATAAAGTAAACGTCTTTATTTTCTTCCcgacatctacttggagataatCCTCAAGTACCCTGATGCCGTGACATGCGCAAATGACAGCTCATGGGAGACCACGATTGTAGTTCTCAATAATCGTTTGCGTTTGTTTATTAGTTGTCTtgattctgtgtgtttgtatgtgtttttaatGATGGGTGCGTATGAATGGTGTTTTCTTTTGCTGATGTTTTGGTCTTTGGTGCTTTTCTTGTAATTAGCGGGTGTTTGTAGTGTGTGGAAGGAGACATGTAGTAAAATGCGATGTGTTTTCTGTGCGCGGCGGATGGATCTTGatgtgtgtgttgtattgttgttgCTCCATGCGCGGGCCGGCTGGATGAGTCGTCACAGCTATCTTGCCGTGAAAAGACAgtactgtgctgtgctgtactTTGATAAACCAATCAAGTATCATTTGTCATGCCTGGTAAGGGTGGAATTCCACTGTCAATGTGTGTCAAAGTAGAAAAGAAACGCAAGTTCGACGGACAATAAGACGCAGACAAGGCGTGACGATTCCGGCCAGGTCCGTGCccttagtactagtacttcacGCCAGCTTGACAAGACATCTGGTTCATTTGATTTGCGCGACTAACGCAGACAAGGCAAGACAGCATGTCCGCTCCAGCATCGTCCCCGAAGAAGGCCAAGAAGCCCGCGGCGCCCAAGGTCCCTGCGGCTCACCCGCCCACCACCGTCATGGTTACGGCGGCCGTGGAAGCGCTCAAGGACCGCACCGGTTCTTCCCTGTCGGCTATCAAGAAGTACATCGGTGGCAACTACAAGTTCGACGTGGAGAAGAAATCGCACTTCATAAAGCGCGCTCTGAAAAGCCTGGTGGAGAAGGGTACCCTCCTACAGGTTAAAGGGACCGGGGCGTCGGGGTCCTTCAAGATCAACGTGGCAGCCAAGAAAGCCGCCGAGAAAGCGGCAAAGAAGGCCGTCAAGAAGCCAGTCAAGAAACCCGCGGCTAAGAAGGCCACGAAACCAAAGACAACCAAGCCAAAGAAGCCCAAGGCGAAgaaggctaccacccccaagaAGACGACGACCAAGAAACCGACCGCGAGCAAGAAAACCAAGAAATCTCCTGCCAAGAAACCTGCTAGCAAGAAATCCGTCAAAAAGACTCNNNNNNNNNNNNNNNNNNNNNNNNNNNNNNNNNNNNNNNNNNNNNNNNNNNNNNNNNNNNNNNNNNNNNNNNNNNNNNNNNNNNNNNNNNNNNNNNNNNNNNNNNNNNNNNNNNNNNNNNNNNNNNNNNNNNNNNNNNNNNNNNNNNNNNNNNNNNNNNNNNNNNNNNNNNNNNNNNNNNNNNNNNNNNNNNNNNNNNNNNNNNNNNNNNNNNNNNNNNNNNNNNNNNNNNNNNNNNNNNNNNNNNNNNNNNNNNNNNNNNNNNNNNNNNNNNNNNNNNNNNNNNNNNNNNNNNNNNNNNNNNNNNNNNNNNNNNNNNNNNNNNNNNNNNNNNNNNNNNNNNNNNNNNNNNNNNNNNNNNNNNNNNNNNNNNNNNNNNNNNNNNNNNNNNNNNNNNNNNNNNNNNNNNNNNNNNNNNNNNNNNNNNNNNNNNNNNNNNNNNNNNNNNNNNNNNNNNNNNNNNNNNNNNNNNNNNNNNNNNNNNNNNNNNNNNNNNNNNNNNNNNNNNNNNNNNNNNNNNNNNNNNNNNNNNNNNNNNNNNNNNNNNNNNNNNNNNNNNNNNNNNNNNNNNNNNNNNNNNNNNNNNNNNNNNNNNNNNNNNNNNNNNNNNNNNNNNNNNNNNNNNNNNNNNNNNNNNNNNNNNNNNNNNNNNNNNNNNNNNNNNNNNNNNNNNNNNNNNNNNNNNNNNNNNNNNNNNNNNNNNNNNNNNNNNNNNNNNNNNNNNNNNNNNNNNNNNNNNNNNNNNNNNNNNNNNNNNNNNNNNNNNNNNNNNNNNNNNNNNNNNNNNNNNNNNNNNNNNNNNNNNNNNNNNNNNNNNNNNNNNNNNNNNNNNNNNNNNNNNNNNNNNNNNNNNNNNNNNNNNNNNNNNNNNNNNNNNNNNNNNNNNNNNNNNNNNNNNNNNNNNNNNNNNNNNNNNNNNNNNNNNNNNNNNNNNNNNNNNNNNNNNNNNNNNNNNNNNNNNNNNNNNNNNNNNNNNNNNNNNNNNNNNNNNNNNNNNNNNNNNNNNNNNNNNNNNNNNNNNNNNNNNNNNNNNNNNNNNNNNNNNNNNNNNNNNNNNNNNNNNNNNNNNNNNNNNNNNNNNNNNNNNNNNNNNNNNNNNNNNNNNNNNNNNNNNNNNNNNNNNNNNNNNNNNNNNNNNNNNNNNNNNNNNNNNNNNNNNNNNNNNNNNNNNNNNNNNNNNNNNNNNNNNNNNNNNNNNNNNNNNNNNNNNNNNNNNNNNNNNNNNNNNNNNNNNNNNNNNNNNNNNNNNNNNNNNNNNNNNNNNNNNNNNNNNNNNNNNNNNNNNNNNNNNNNNNNNNNNNNNNNNNNNNNNNNNNNNNNNNNNNNNNNNNNNNNNNNNNNNNNNNNNNNNNNNNNNNNNNNNNNNNNNNNNNNNNNNNNNNNNNNNNNNNNNNNNNNNNNNNNNNNNNNNNNNNNNNNNNNNNNNNNNNNNNNNNNNNNNNNNNNNNNNNNNNNNNNNNNNNNNNNNNNNNNNNNNNNNNNNNNNNNNNNNNNNNNNNNNNNNNNNNNNNNNNNNNNNNNNNNNNNNNNNNNNNNNNNNNNNNNNNNNNNNNNNNNNNNNNNNNNNNNNNNNNNNNNNNNNNNNNNNNNNNNNNNNNNNNNNNNNNNNNNNNNNNNNNNNNNNNNNNNNNNNNNNNNNNNNNNNNNNNNNNNNNNNNNNNNNNNNNNNNNNNNNNNNNNNNNNNNNNNNNNNNNNNNNNNNNNNNNNNNNNNNNNNNNNNNNNNNNNNNNNNNNNNNNNNNNNNNNNNNNNNNNNNNNNNNNNNNNNNNNNNNNNNNNNNNNNNNNNNNNNNNNNNNNNNNNNNNNNNNNNNNNNNNNNNNNNNNNNNNNNNNNNNNNNNNNNNNNNNNNNNNNNNNNNNNNNNNNNNNNNNNNNNNNNNNNNNNNNNNNNNNNNNNNNNNNNNNNNNNNNNNNNNNNNNNNNNNNNNNNNNNNNNNNNNNNNNNNNNNNNNNNNNNNNNNNNNNNNNNNNNNNNNNNNNNNNNNNNNNNNNNNNNNNNNNNNNNNNNNNNNNNNNNNNNNNNNNNNNNNNNNNNNNNNNNNNNNNNNNNNNNNNNNNNNNNNNNNNNNNNNNNNNNNNNNNNNNNNNNNNNNNNNNNNNNNNNNNNNNNNNNNNNNNNNNNNNNNNNNNNNNNNNNNNNNNNNNNNNNNNNNNNNNNNNNNNNNNNNNNNNNNNNNNNNNNNNNNNNNNNNNNNNNNNNNNNNNNNNNNNNNNNNNNNNNNNNNNNNNNNNNNNNNNNNNNNNNNNNNNNNNNNNNNNNNNNNNNNNNNNNNNNNNNNNNNNNNNNNNNNNNNNNNNNNN
Protein-coding regions in this window:
- the LOC118432128 gene encoding histone H1-like, translating into MSAPASSPKKAKKPAAPKVPAAHPPTTVMVTAAVEALKDRTGSSLSAIKKYIGGNYKFDVEKKSHFIKRALKSLVEKGTLLQVKGTGASGSFKINVAAKKAAEKAAKKAVKKPVKKPAAKKATKPKTTKPKKPKAKKATTPKKTTTKKPTASKKTKKSPAKKPASKKSVKK